In the Staphylococcus sp. IVB6240 genome, one interval contains:
- the acnA gene encoding aconitate hydratase AcnA has product MTANLKEQAKKSFQVNGQDITYYDLNVLEEKGLTKISRLPYSIRVLLESVLRQEDGFVITEDHIKSLATFGKENDKGEVPFKPSRVILQDFTGVPAVVDLASLRKAMDDVGGDLTKINPEVPVDLVIDHSVQVDSYGNPDAVERNMKLEFERNYERYQFLSWATKAFQNYNAVPPATGIVHQVNLEYLANVVHVRDEEGEKVAYPDTLVGTDSHTTMINGLGVLGWGVGGIEAEAGMLGQPSYFPIPEVIGVRLSNELPQGATATDLALRVTELLRQKGVVGKFVEFFGPGVDKLPLADRATIANMAPEYGATCGFFPVDDETLKYLRLTGRSAEHIDAVEKYLKENHLFFDVEEEPNYTDIVDLDLSTVEASLSGPKRPQDLIFLSNMKEAFQKSVTAPAGNQGHGFDESEFDKKATIDFKDGRKSEMKTGDIAIAAITSCTNTSNPYVMLGAGLLAKKAVAKGLKVPDYVKTSLAPGSKVVTGYLRDAGLQEYLDQLGFNLVGYGCTTCIGNSGPLLEEIEAAIAKEDLLVTSVLSGNRNFEGRIHPLVKANYLASPPLVVAYALAGTVDIDLQNEPLGQDAEGNDVFLKDIWPSIQEVSDTVDSVVTPELFKEEYANVYENNELWNQIDTTEQPLYDFDPSSTYIQNPTFFQGLSKEPGTIQPLTGLRVMGKFGDSVTTDHISPAGAIGKDTPAGKYLLENGVSPRDFNSYGSRRGNHEVMVRGTFANIRIKNQLAPGTEGGFTTYWPTNEVMPIFDAAMKYKQDGTGLVVLAGNDYGMGSSRDWAAKGTNLLGVKTVIAQSYERIHRSNLVMMGVLPLQFKAGESADTLGLDGQETIKVDIDETVQPGQLVKVTATKADGTEVVFEAIARFDSNVEMDYYRHGGILQLVLRKKLA; this is encoded by the coding sequence ATGACTGCAAATTTAAAAGAGCAAGCGAAGAAGTCATTTCAAGTGAACGGTCAGGATATTACATATTATGACCTAAACGTATTAGAGGAAAAAGGCTTAACTAAAATCAGTCGCTTACCATATTCTATCCGTGTATTATTAGAATCAGTTTTACGCCAAGAAGATGGTTTTGTTATTACAGAAGACCATATTAAATCATTGGCTACATTCGGAAAAGAAAATGACAAAGGCGAAGTGCCATTCAAGCCTTCACGTGTTATTTTACAAGACTTTACAGGTGTGCCAGCGGTCGTGGACTTGGCCTCTTTACGTAAAGCAATGGATGATGTAGGTGGGGATCTTACAAAAATCAATCCAGAAGTACCAGTTGACTTAGTTATCGACCACTCAGTACAAGTTGATAGCTATGGTAACCCAGACGCTGTAGAGCGCAATATGAAATTAGAATTCGAACGTAACTATGAGCGTTATCAATTCTTAAGCTGGGCAACGAAAGCATTCCAAAACTATAATGCAGTGCCACCAGCAACAGGTATCGTTCACCAAGTTAACTTAGAATACCTTGCGAATGTTGTTCATGTACGTGACGAAGAAGGCGAAAAAGTCGCTTATCCAGATACATTAGTTGGTACAGACTCACATACGACAATGATTAACGGTCTAGGTGTACTAGGCTGGGGTGTAGGTGGTATCGAAGCGGAAGCAGGTATGCTTGGTCAACCTTCATACTTCCCAATTCCAGAAGTCATCGGTGTACGTTTATCAAACGAATTACCACAAGGTGCAACAGCGACAGACTTAGCATTACGTGTAACAGAGTTATTACGTCAAAAAGGTGTAGTAGGCAAGTTTGTTGAATTCTTCGGTCCAGGTGTTGATAAGTTACCATTAGCAGACCGTGCAACAATTGCGAACATGGCGCCTGAATATGGTGCAACATGTGGTTTCTTCCCAGTGGATGATGAAACACTTAAATATTTACGTTTAACTGGTCGTTCTGCTGAGCATATCGATGCAGTTGAAAAATATTTAAAAGAAAACCACTTATTCTTTGATGTAGAAGAAGAACCAAACTACACAGATATTGTTGATTTAGATTTATCAACAGTAGAAGCATCTTTATCAGGTCCTAAACGTCCACAAGATCTTATCTTCTTAAGCAATATGAAAGAAGCTTTCCAAAAATCTGTCACTGCACCAGCAGGTAACCAAGGACATGGTTTTGATGAGAGTGAATTCGATAAGAAAGCGACAATCGACTTTAAAGATGGCCGTAAATCAGAAATGAAAACAGGTGATATCGCGATTGCTGCGATTACATCATGTACAAATACATCTAACCCATACGTTATGTTAGGTGCAGGTTTATTAGCAAAAAAAGCAGTTGCTAAAGGCCTAAAAGTACCTGATTATGTAAAAACATCACTTGCTCCAGGTTCAAAAGTTGTAACTGGATACCTTCGTGATGCAGGTTTACAAGAGTACTTAGATCAACTTGGTTTCAACTTAGTTGGTTATGGTTGTACGACATGTATCGGTAACTCAGGTCCGTTATTAGAAGAAATCGAAGCAGCGATTGCGAAAGAAGACTTATTAGTAACTTCTGTATTATCTGGTAACCGTAACTTTGAAGGACGTATCCACCCACTTGTTAAAGCAAACTATCTTGCATCACCACCACTTGTTGTGGCATATGCTTTAGCAGGAACAGTAGATATCGACTTACAAAATGAACCACTTGGTCAAGATGCAGAAGGTAACGATGTATTCTTAAAAGATATCTGGCCTTCAATTCAAGAAGTTTCAGATACAGTAGATAGCGTTGTAACACCTGAACTCTTTAAAGAAGAGTATGCGAACGTATATGAAAATAACGAATTATGGAACCAAATTGATACAACAGAACAACCATTGTATGACTTTGATCCAAGTTCAACATATATACAAAACCCAACATTCTTCCAAGGTTTATCAAAAGAACCTGGTACAATCCAACCGTTAACAGGTTTACGTGTCATGGGTAAATTTGGAGACTCAGTAACAACTGACCACATTTCACCAGCGGGTGCAATTGGTAAAGACACACCAGCAGGTAAATACTTGTTAGAAAACGGCGTTTCTCCACGTGACTTCAACTCATATGGTTCTCGTCGTGGTAACCACGAAGTCATGGTACGTGGTACATTCGCTAACATTCGTATTAAAAACCAATTAGCGCCAGGTACTGAAGGTGGATTCACAACATATTGGCCAACTAATGAAGTAATGCCAATCTTTGATGCGGCTATGAAGTACAAACAAGATGGCACAGGCTTAGTTGTATTAGCAGGTAACGACTATGGTATGGGATCTTCTCGTGACTGGGCTGCAAAAGGTACAAACTTATTAGGTGTTAAAACAGTTATTGCACAAAGTTATGAACGTATCCACCGTTCTAACTTAGTCATGATGGGTGTA
- a CDS encoding BCCT family transporter: MNTSNPEPNGKKFSPVFSISAIIVFAIVLIGVFVSSQFGDFANEIKMWITDNLGWYYLILTTVIVFFCIFLIFSPIGKLKLGRPNDKPEFNTISWFAMLFSAGMGIGLVFYGAAEPLSHFAAPPTADPMTKQAYAESLRSTFFHWGFHAWAVYGVVALALAYSQFRKGEPGLLSKTLRPILGDRVDGPIGMFIDVLAVFATVIGVAVSLGMGALQIAGGLNYLFGIPNNIVTQGVIIVVVTILFIMSAWSGLSKGIQYLSNLNITLGALLMFAALIIGPTVLIMNMFTSSMGSLLDGFLFSSFDTASQNPQKAEWMSGWTLYYWGWWMSWSPFVGVFIARVSKGRSIREFISGVMLVPVIVSFLWFSVFGVLGIETAKKHKEILDMSVETQLFGVFNHLPMGMVLSMVALLLIASFFITSADSATFVLGMQTTNGSLNPSQFVKVTWGIAQSLIAFVLLLSGNGNGEEGLNALQSAAIISALPFSIVVIMMMISFYKDANRERKFLGLTLTPNKHRLKEYVAQSQQDYEDELISKRKAMRDQEQ, translated from the coding sequence ATGAATACTTCAAATCCAGAACCAAATGGTAAGAAGTTTTCACCAGTTTTCTCAATTAGTGCTATTATCGTATTTGCTATTGTACTTATTGGGGTATTTGTCTCATCACAATTTGGTGACTTTGCAAATGAAATAAAAATGTGGATCACTGATAACTTAGGTTGGTATTACTTAATTTTAACAACTGTTATCGTGTTCTTCTGTATCTTCTTAATCTTCAGCCCAATCGGTAAATTAAAATTGGGTCGCCCTAATGACAAACCAGAATTCAATACAATTTCTTGGTTTGCGATGCTCTTTAGTGCTGGTATGGGTATTGGTCTTGTGTTCTATGGCGCAGCAGAACCATTATCTCACTTTGCAGCACCACCTACAGCAGATCCGATGACAAAGCAAGCATATGCTGAATCATTGCGTTCAACATTCTTCCACTGGGGATTCCATGCATGGGCAGTATATGGTGTCGTTGCATTGGCACTTGCTTATTCACAATTTAGAAAAGGTGAACCCGGATTACTTTCTAAAACATTAAGACCGATTTTGGGAGATCGTGTTGATGGTCCAATTGGTATGTTTATTGATGTTTTAGCAGTATTCGCAACAGTAATTGGTGTCGCCGTATCACTTGGTATGGGTGCGTTACAAATTGCTGGTGGTTTAAATTACTTATTCGGTATTCCAAATAATATCGTAACTCAAGGTGTTATCATCGTTGTTGTGACTATCTTATTCATTATGAGTGCTTGGTCAGGACTAAGTAAAGGGATTCAATACTTAAGTAACTTAAACATTACACTAGGTGCACTATTAATGTTTGCTGCTTTAATTATTGGACCAACTGTTTTAATTATGAACATGTTTACAAGTTCGATGGGTAGCTTGTTAGATGGCTTCTTATTCAGCAGTTTTGATACAGCATCACAAAATCCTCAAAAAGCAGAATGGATGTCTGGTTGGACATTGTACTACTGGGGTTGGTGGATGAGCTGGAGTCCGTTTGTAGGTGTATTCATTGCCCGTGTATCTAAAGGACGTTCTATCCGTGAATTCATCTCTGGTGTGATGCTTGTACCAGTCATTGTAAGTTTCTTATGGTTTAGTGTATTCGGTGTATTAGGCATTGAAACTGCTAAAAAACATAAAGAAATTCTAGACATGTCTGTAGAGACACAGCTCTTTGGTGTGTTTAATCATTTACCAATGGGAATGGTCTTATCAATGGTTGCATTATTATTGATTGCATCATTCTTTATCACTTCAGCAGACTCAGCAACATTCGTATTAGGTATGCAAACAACTAATGGCTCACTGAACCCAAGTCAATTCGTTAAAGTAACATGGGGTATTGCCCAATCACTGATCGCTTTTGTATTATTATTATCAGGTAATGGTAATGGTGAAGAAGGATTGAATGCATTACAAAGTGCGGCAATTATTAGTGCATTGCCATTCTCAATTGTTGTGATCATGATGATGATCAGCTTCTATAAAGATGCAAACAGAGAACGTAAATTCTTAGGTTTAACATTAACACCTAACAAACATCGTCTAAAAGAATATGTGGCTCAGTCACAACAAGATTATGAGGACGAACTCATTTCAAAAAGAAAAGCAATGAGAGATCAAGAACAATAA
- the mscL gene encoding large conductance mechanosensitive channel protein MscL gives MFQEFKEFALKGNVLDLAVAVVMGAAFNKIVTSLVENIIMPLIGLLFGEINFAENWSAFGIKYGIFIQSIIDFLIVAVALFIFVKIANTLVKPQEEEIEEEIEENTVILTEIRDILRNK, from the coding sequence ATGTTTCAAGAGTTTAAAGAATTCGCGCTAAAAGGCAATGTATTAGATTTAGCAGTCGCTGTTGTAATGGGTGCTGCCTTCAATAAAATCGTAACATCTTTAGTAGAAAACATTATCATGCCGTTAATCGGTCTATTATTTGGTGAAATTAACTTTGCTGAAAACTGGTCAGCTTTCGGTATTAAATACGGTATTTTCATCCAATCAATCATCGACTTCTTAATCGTTGCAGTAGCATTATTCATCTTCGTTAAAATTGCTAACACATTAGTAAAACCTCAAGAAGAAGAAATCGAAGAAGAAATTGAAGAAAACACAGTGATCTTAACTGAAATCCGTGATATTTTACGTAATAAATAA
- the sbcC gene encoding exonuclease subunit SbcC, with product MKPIRLNLENFGPFLNEEIDFTQIQDNQLFLISGKTGSGKTMIFDGIVYALYGKASTEKREVKHLRSQFAEPNNPLKVTFEFEVRGQHYKVIRTASYTKPGNKTETKPLIEVYIHDGTDYQLEESTISDGNQYLLDVLKLKHDQFRQLFILPQGEFKRFLMSSTTDKQQILRTLFNTQLYEYINLKLQDNTKGIKVQIEKQQEKIKDRWQNLSAFNNEELESYQSISPQQHERLLEVLPKYEEIGKQLVSKLEKETKQLQEKVQDSQLAIEQQKQRIALENHYETILKEIDILEAEKPQIQAYEAQLARITDSKLAMKLYQDAQVETEQLSEYKQQIDQQSKSIKTEQETIQNLEKDIEKLISQKDTFQSKRAFIQNTHYFYQNADQFQTHQLNKKKREQEIESLTIQYTQLKEKVDALYIETKGQVVDLEQERQLLDKIQETRSAVDTMKQAQKDAQEAVRLTNEIEENKTIIQKLQTQISEKTSAIKPITHHDQSLLNHEEAVEVLRSELILDEPCPVCHQVVHHIEDGISIEALKQQLQCNKDLEREIQTAKEKMIACQTTLAMNEKMFDKVSHHQFDQEKFEELNEMLSSYSVTYETLHNNNKELEAAQKQLNKLNETMRQVEQEKSLKSEQLNHDSEMLETFKSQTSYDEIQSFVEAFKQVSEEVEDYDKSRERLDVKKQQCEKRIENLMLSRESNQTLVEKSQLKIERLNSELYEELERLDIDNVQQLEQVMQEIDKEAEIKTLITQHVETFHVKIAKRDELKQQIGSFEVKDLTELEKNHEVLEKHYQEKQKISHQAELKLKDNDIRIRDIKDQITYLKEQLEEQSELVILSDIIKGANHKKLSLENYVLTYYLDQILVQANKRLANMTGGRYRLVRREKAGHGYSGLDIDVFDYYANQSRPINSLSGGETFQASLALALGLCEIVQNEQGGISLDAMFIDEGFGTLDQETLETALDTLIQLQSSGRLVGVISHVTELKERIPIILEVISNNYQSVTKLSFRE from the coding sequence ATGAAACCAATCCGATTAAATCTTGAAAACTTTGGTCCTTTTTTGAATGAAGAAATTGATTTTACCCAAATACAAGATAATCAATTGTTTTTAATATCTGGTAAAACGGGTTCTGGTAAGACAATGATATTTGATGGCATTGTTTACGCTCTATACGGTAAAGCATCGACGGAAAAGCGTGAGGTTAAACATTTGCGTAGCCAGTTTGCCGAACCAAATAATCCCTTAAAAGTCACTTTTGAATTCGAAGTGAGAGGACAACATTATAAAGTAATTCGAACTGCTTCGTATACAAAACCTGGAAATAAGACAGAAACAAAGCCATTGATAGAAGTATATATTCATGATGGCACAGACTATCAATTGGAAGAAAGTACGATTAGTGATGGAAATCAATATTTATTAGATGTGTTGAAATTAAAACATGATCAATTCCGTCAATTATTTATATTGCCTCAAGGAGAGTTCAAACGATTTTTAATGTCTAGTACGACTGATAAGCAACAAATTTTAAGAACGCTCTTTAATACACAACTATATGAGTATATAAATCTTAAATTGCAAGACAATACAAAAGGCATTAAAGTTCAGATTGAAAAGCAGCAAGAGAAAATTAAAGATAGATGGCAAAATCTTTCAGCATTTAACAATGAGGAACTAGAAAGTTATCAATCCATTTCTCCGCAGCAACACGAACGATTGCTTGAAGTATTACCAAAATATGAAGAAATAGGGAAGCAGCTTGTATCAAAATTAGAAAAAGAAACGAAACAATTACAGGAAAAAGTACAAGATTCCCAATTGGCCATAGAACAACAAAAACAACGTATCGCATTGGAAAATCATTATGAAACAATACTGAAAGAAATTGATATACTTGAAGCAGAGAAACCACAAATTCAAGCATATGAAGCGCAGCTCGCACGTATTACAGATAGTAAGTTAGCGATGAAGCTGTATCAGGATGCGCAAGTTGAAACGGAACAGTTGTCTGAATACAAACAACAAATTGATCAGCAAAGTAAATCGATTAAAACTGAACAGGAAACGATTCAAAATTTAGAAAAAGATATTGAAAAGTTAATATCACAAAAAGATACATTTCAAAGTAAACGTGCATTTATTCAAAATACACATTATTTTTATCAAAATGCGGATCAATTTCAAACGCATCAGCTAAATAAGAAGAAGCGAGAACAAGAAATTGAATCTTTAACCATACAATATACGCAACTTAAGGAAAAAGTTGATGCTTTGTATATTGAAACAAAAGGGCAAGTTGTTGACCTTGAACAAGAAAGACAACTTTTAGATAAGATTCAAGAAACAAGAAGTGCTGTTGATACCATGAAGCAGGCACAAAAAGATGCGCAAGAAGCAGTACGTTTAACGAATGAAATAGAAGAAAATAAAACAATTATTCAAAAGTTACAAACTCAAATTTCTGAGAAGACAAGTGCCATTAAGCCTATCACACATCATGATCAATCATTATTGAATCATGAAGAGGCGGTTGAGGTATTAAGAAGTGAATTAATATTAGATGAACCTTGTCCAGTTTGTCATCAAGTTGTACATCATATTGAAGATGGCATTTCTATTGAAGCACTCAAGCAACAATTGCAATGTAACAAAGATTTAGAAAGAGAGATACAAACAGCAAAAGAAAAGATGATTGCTTGTCAAACGACGTTGGCAATGAATGAAAAAATGTTTGATAAGGTGTCGCACCATCAGTTTGATCAAGAAAAGTTTGAAGAATTAAATGAAATGTTGTCATCATATTCTGTTACCTATGAAACGTTACATAACAATAATAAAGAATTAGAAGCCGCGCAGAAACAATTAAATAAGTTGAATGAAACGATGAGACAAGTTGAGCAAGAAAAATCTTTAAAGTCGGAACAATTGAATCACGATTCTGAGATGCTTGAAACATTCAAATCTCAAACGTCATATGATGAAATCCAATCTTTTGTAGAAGCATTTAAGCAAGTATCTGAAGAGGTGGAAGACTATGATAAGTCGCGTGAACGATTAGATGTGAAGAAACAACAGTGTGAAAAACGAATTGAGAATTTAATGTTATCAAGAGAATCAAACCAAACGTTGGTTGAGAAGTCACAGCTAAAAATAGAACGTCTTAACTCAGAGTTATATGAAGAGCTTGAACGTTTAGATATAGACAATGTTCAACAATTAGAGCAAGTGATGCAAGAAATCGATAAAGAAGCAGAAATTAAGACACTTATCACGCAACACGTTGAAACATTTCATGTCAAAATCGCCAAACGAGATGAGTTAAAACAGCAAATAGGTTCATTCGAAGTGAAAGATTTAACTGAATTAGAAAAGAATCATGAAGTATTGGAAAAACATTATCAGGAAAAACAAAAAATATCTCATCAGGCAGAATTAAAGTTAAAAGATAATGATATCCGTATTAGAGATATAAAAGATCAAATTACGTATTTAAAAGAACAATTAGAGGAACAGAGTGAGCTGGTTATTTTATCAGATATCATTAAAGGGGCTAATCATAAAAAGCTAAGTCTCGAAAATTACGTGCTGACTTATTATTTGGATCAAATTTTAGTACAAGCAAATAAACGACTTGCGAATATGACGGGTGGTCGATATCGACTTGTGCGTCGAGAAAAAGCAGGCCATGGTTATAGTGGCTTAGACATTGATGTTTTTGATTATTATGCCAATCAGTCTCGTCCGATTAACTCTTTATCAGGCGGGGAAACTTTCCAAGCCTCTCTAGCTTTGGCACTTGGTTTATGTGAGATTGTGCAAAATGAACAAGGTGGTATTTCACTTGATGCAATGTTTATAGATGAAGGATTTGGTACGCTTGATCAAGAAACATTAGAAACAGCACTTGATACACTGATTCAATTACAATCAAGTGGCCGTTTAGTGGGTGTCATTTCACATGTGACAGAATTAAAAGAACGTATTCCAATTATTTTAGAAGTGATTTCGAATAATTATCAAAGTGTGACAAAGTTATCATTCCGAGAATAA
- the sbcD gene encoding exonuclease subunit SbcD, with product MKIIHTADWHLGKRLNGHSFLDDQRHVLAQFVEQMVLEQPDLIIIAGDIYDKAHPNKSVVTVFEEMVQTLNLEMSIPIVIINGNHDSKERLGYGASWFNHSQLYIRTTLSSFFEPIVFDDIAIYTLPFFTVSEARVFLESDVKTYEQAIKSFVELIKPQLDLQKKNLLVGHFTLNGAPKSDSERDLTIGTIESVSSTYLACFDGVLLGHIHHPFAIDYDHIFYSGSLLQYSFSEVKQAKGYRTIEFVDGQMKQTFKPLKSQHELEVVKGKYEDIMNGHFERKSDESYFHFKLTEMQHVTEPMQKLKQLYPNTLALTPEVFVISDEQRHTGEIKQLEPLEIIDSFYQMHTEQSLSDIQREQLEKLISEQRGM from the coding sequence ATGAAAATCATTCATACAGCTGATTGGCATTTAGGGAAGCGACTCAATGGACATAGTTTCTTGGACGATCAGAGACATGTCCTTGCTCAATTTGTCGAACAAATGGTGCTGGAACAACCTGATTTGATTATTATTGCAGGGGATATCTATGATAAAGCACATCCTAATAAAAGTGTTGTAACTGTATTTGAAGAGATGGTGCAAACATTAAATTTAGAAATGAGTATTCCGATTGTTATTATCAATGGAAATCATGATAGTAAAGAACGGTTAGGTTATGGTGCATCATGGTTCAATCATAGTCAACTATATATTCGTACAACACTTTCTTCGTTTTTCGAACCAATCGTTTTTGATGATATTGCCATTTATACATTACCATTTTTTACAGTTTCTGAAGCACGTGTATTTCTAGAAAGTGATGTTAAGACATATGAACAGGCAATTAAAAGTTTCGTTGAGTTGATAAAGCCACAATTGGATCTACAGAAAAAGAATCTTTTAGTGGGTCATTTTACGTTAAATGGTGCGCCTAAATCTGATTCAGAACGTGATTTAACGATTGGTACGATTGAATCTGTGTCATCAACATATTTAGCTTGTTTTGATGGTGTTTTACTAGGGCATATACATCATCCATTTGCGATTGATTATGACCATATATTTTATAGTGGTTCTTTATTGCAGTATTCATTTTCTGAAGTGAAACAAGCAAAAGGTTATCGCACCATTGAATTTGTTGATGGACAAATGAAGCAGACATTTAAACCATTAAAGTCACAACATGAATTAGAAGTTGTGAAAGGCAAGTATGAGGATATTATGAATGGACATTTTGAAAGGAAATCAGATGAAAGTTATTTTCACTTTAAATTGACTGAGATGCAACATGTGACAGAGCCGATGCAGAAACTGAAACAATTATATCCAAATACATTGGCCCTAACTCCTGAAGTCTTTGTGATTTCAGATGAACAACGACATACAGGTGAAATCAAGCAGCTTGAACCTTTAGAAATTATTGATTCGTTCTATCAAATGCATACAGAACAATCTCTATCAGACATTCAAAGAGAACAGCTAGAAAAACTTATTTCTGAACAAAGGGGGATGTAA
- a CDS encoding CcdC protein domain-containing protein, with protein MSYLVFSIIVAFVMGAIVIVVRMKAQQFPVNEKKIILPPVFMSTGALMYVVPYFRLTHAEIVESIVIGVIFSTVLMMTSHFEVKDNAIYLKKSKAFPVVLVSLLIIRTVLKVFLGNSIDAGELAGMFFLLAFSMLLPWRLAMLWRYKQLKKRMLNQTI; from the coding sequence GTGAGCTATTTAGTATTTTCCATTATAGTGGCTTTTGTTATGGGTGCCATTGTCATTGTTGTGAGAATGAAAGCACAACAATTTCCAGTGAATGAGAAGAAAATTATTTTGCCACCCGTTTTTATGTCAACAGGGGCATTGATGTATGTTGTGCCATACTTTAGATTGACACATGCAGAAATTGTAGAGTCGATTGTGATAGGTGTTATCTTCTCAACGGTCCTCATGATGACATCGCATTTTGAAGTGAAAGATAATGCGATTTATCTAAAAAAATCAAAAGCATTTCCAGTAGTACTGGTATCATTATTAATTATTCGAACAGTACTTAAAGTATTTTTAGGGAATTCCATTGATGCGGGTGAACTTGCAGGGATGTTCTTTTTACTTGCTTTTAGTATGTTGTTACCTTGGCGTTTAGCAATGCTTTGGCGATATAAACAATTAAAAAAACGCATGCTCAATCAAACAATCTAA
- a CDS encoding YneF family protein encodes MGETMATWLAILLIVIALIIGLVGGFFLARKYMMDYLKKNPPINEEMLRMMMMQMGQKPSQKKINQMMTMMNKNMDKKM; translated from the coding sequence GTGGGTGAAACGATGGCGACATGGTTAGCAATTTTATTAATTGTCATTGCACTTATCATCGGTCTTGTTGGTGGATTCTTCTTAGCACGTAAATATATGATGGACTATTTAAAAAAGAACCCACCTATCAATGAAGAAATGTTACGTATGATGATGATGCAGATGGGTCAAAAACCATCACAGAAAAAGATCAATCAAATGATGACAATGATGAATAAAAATATGGACAAAAAAATGTAA